One window from the genome of Anopheles merus strain MAF chromosome 3R, AmerM5.1, whole genome shotgun sequence encodes:
- the LOC121597784 gene encoding serine/threonine-protein phosphatase 2A 56 kDa regulatory subunit gamma isoform-like isoform X2: MTLNDENGASSNNVVVTAASGTGLSAAGTGSDRPAPAGTQPVGMGGGGGATTGQATGPNGGIGAPINSSANNNNNNNNNNNSSIINSGNGAAATATALSNSTNNNNNNNNSISNGNGQNGKQQQQQQSQGPPTGGSLEKRPSSSSATSGTGSGRYIIPKFYEIETLPPLKDADPAEREELFIQKLRQCCVLFDFSEPLNDLKYKEIKRCALQEIVEHLNNQSNVITEPIYPEAFNMVATNLFRTLPPSSNPNGAEFDPEEDEPTLEVSWPHLQFVYELFLRFLESPDFQPNVAKRYIDHSFILNLLELFDSEDPRERDFLKTVLHRVYGKFLGLRAFIRKQINNIFYKFIYETEHHNGIAELLEILGSIINGFALPLKEEHKQFLLKVLLPLHKVKSLSVYHPQLAYCVVQFLEKDASLTQPVIKCLLKFWPKTHSPKEVMFLNELEEILDVIEPAEFQKVMEPLFRQIAKCVSSPHFQVAERALYYWNNDYIMSLISENSKVIMPIMFPALYSNSKSHWNKTIHGLIYNAIKLFMEMNQLLFDECHRKYQAEQETEQEKLAQRDALWQQMEDLAARNSKLTLNDDEQQSGSGRLSSSFSHPQQQQQQHRQMNGTSGGGGGGGVYDRRSIQHSST, encoded by the exons ATGACACTGAACGATGAGAATGGGGCCAGCAGCAATAATGTTGTCGTCACGGCAGCAAGTGGAACGGGACTGTCAGCGGCGGGAACCGGATCAGATCGACCAGCGCCAGCAGGTACGCAGCCGGTTgggatgggtggtggtggtggtgcaaccACCGGGCAAGCGACTGGCCCAAACGGGGGCATCGGGGCACCCATCAACAGTAGTgcgaacaataacaacaacaacaacaacaacaacaacagcagtatCATCAACTCCGGCAACGGCG CGGCTGCGACGGCAACGGCACTAAGCAACAgcaccaataacaacaacaacaacaacaatagtaTTAGCAACGGCAACGGACAGAatggcaagcagcagcagcagcagcagtcacaGGGTCCACCAACTGGCGGCAGCCTGGAGAAGcggccgagcagcagcagtgcgacGAGCGGCACCGGCAGCGGTCGCTACATCATACCGAAGTTTTACGAGATCGAAACGCTGCCCCCGCTGAAGGACGCCGATCCGGCCGAGCGGGAGGAGCTGTTCATCCAGAAGCTGCGCCAGTGCTGCGTCCTGTTCGACTTCTCCGAACCGCTGAACGATCTGAAGTACAAGGAGATCAAGCGGTGCGCGCTGCAGGAAATCGTCGAGCATCTGAACAACCAGAGCAACGTGATTACCGAGCCGATCTACCCGGAAGCGTTCAACATGGTGGCGACCAACCTGTTCCGCACGCTGCCCCCGTCCTCCAACCCGAACGGGGCCGAGTTCGATCCGGAGGAGGACGAGCCGACGCTCGAGGTGTCCTGGCCGCATCTGCAGTTCGTGTACGAGCTGTTTCTGCGGTTTCTCGAGTCGCCCGACTTCCAGCCGAACGTGGCGAAGCGGTACATCGACCACAGCTTCATCCTGAACCTGCTCGAGCTGTTCGATTCGGAGGATCCGCGCGAGCGCGACTTCCTCAAGACGGTGCTGCACCGGGTGTACGGGAAGTTTCTCGGGCTGCGCGCCTTCATCCGCAAGCAGATCAACAACATCTTCTACAAGTTCATCTACGAGACGGAGCACCACAACGGCATTGCCGAGCTGCTCGAGATACTGGGCAGCATCATTAACGGATTCGCGCTCCCACTGAAGGAGGAGCACAAGCAGTTCCTGCTCaaggtgctgctgccgctgcacaAGGTCAAGAGCCTGTCCGTGTACCATCCGCAGCTGGCGTACTGTGTGGTGCAGTTTCTCGAGAAGGACGCCAGCCTGACGCAGCCCGTCATCAAGTGTTTGCTCAAGTTTTGGCCGAAAACGCACAGCCCGAAGGAGGTGATGTTTCTGAACGAGCTCGAGGAGATACTGGACGTGATTGAGCCGGCCGAATTCCAGAAGGTGATGGAACCCCTGTTCCGCCAGATCGCCAAGTGCGTCTCCAGCCCGCACTTCCAGGTGGCCGAGCGGGCACTGTACTACTGGAACAATGACTACATCATGTCGCTGATATCGGAAAACTCGAAGGTGATCATGCCGATCATGTTCCCCGCCCTgtacagcaacagcaagtCGCACTGGAACAAAACGATCCACGGGCTGATCTACAACGCGATCAAGCTGTTCATGGAGATGAACCAGCTGCTGTTTGACGAGTGCCACCGGAAGTACCAGGCGGAGCAGGAGACGGAGCAGGAGAAGCTGGCCCAGCGGGACGCCCTGTGGCAGCAGATGGAGGATCTGGCCGCGCGGAACAGTAAGTTGACGCTGAACGACGACGAGCAGCAGTCGGGCAGTGGGCGACTTTCGAGCAGCTTTAGCCacccccagcagcagcagcagcagcaccgacaGATGAACGGAACgtcgggtggtggtggtggtggtggagtgtACGATCGGCGATCGATACAGCACAGTAGCACCTAA
- the LOC121597784 gene encoding serine/threonine-protein phosphatase 2A 56 kDa regulatory subunit gamma isoform-like isoform X1 translates to MTLNDENGASSNNVVVTAASGTGLSAAGTGSDRPAPAGTQPVGMGGGGGATTGQATGPNGGIGAPINSSANNNNNNNNNNNSSIINSGNGGTAAANAAATATALSNSTNNNNNNNNSISNGNGQNGKQQQQQQSQGPPTGGSLEKRPSSSSATSGTGSGRYIIPKFYEIETLPPLKDADPAEREELFIQKLRQCCVLFDFSEPLNDLKYKEIKRCALQEIVEHLNNQSNVITEPIYPEAFNMVATNLFRTLPPSSNPNGAEFDPEEDEPTLEVSWPHLQFVYELFLRFLESPDFQPNVAKRYIDHSFILNLLELFDSEDPRERDFLKTVLHRVYGKFLGLRAFIRKQINNIFYKFIYETEHHNGIAELLEILGSIINGFALPLKEEHKQFLLKVLLPLHKVKSLSVYHPQLAYCVVQFLEKDASLTQPVIKCLLKFWPKTHSPKEVMFLNELEEILDVIEPAEFQKVMEPLFRQIAKCVSSPHFQVAERALYYWNNDYIMSLISENSKVIMPIMFPALYSNSKSHWNKTIHGLIYNAIKLFMEMNQLLFDECHRKYQAEQETEQEKLAQRDALWQQMEDLAARNSKLTLNDDEQQSGSGRLSSSFSHPQQQQQQHRQMNGTSGGGGGGGVYDRRSIQHSST, encoded by the exons ATGACACTGAACGATGAGAATGGGGCCAGCAGCAATAATGTTGTCGTCACGGCAGCAAGTGGAACGGGACTGTCAGCGGCGGGAACCGGATCAGATCGACCAGCGCCAGCAGGTACGCAGCCGGTTgggatgggtggtggtggtggtgcaaccACCGGGCAAGCGACTGGCCCAAACGGGGGCATCGGGGCACCCATCAACAGTAGTgcgaacaataacaacaacaacaacaacaacaacaacagcagtatCATCAACTCCGGCAACGGCGGTACGGCAGCGGCAAACG CGGCTGCGACGGCAACGGCACTAAGCAACAgcaccaataacaacaacaacaacaacaatagtaTTAGCAACGGCAACGGACAGAatggcaagcagcagcagcagcagcagtcacaGGGTCCACCAACTGGCGGCAGCCTGGAGAAGcggccgagcagcagcagtgcgacGAGCGGCACCGGCAGCGGTCGCTACATCATACCGAAGTTTTACGAGATCGAAACGCTGCCCCCGCTGAAGGACGCCGATCCGGCCGAGCGGGAGGAGCTGTTCATCCAGAAGCTGCGCCAGTGCTGCGTCCTGTTCGACTTCTCCGAACCGCTGAACGATCTGAAGTACAAGGAGATCAAGCGGTGCGCGCTGCAGGAAATCGTCGAGCATCTGAACAACCAGAGCAACGTGATTACCGAGCCGATCTACCCGGAAGCGTTCAACATGGTGGCGACCAACCTGTTCCGCACGCTGCCCCCGTCCTCCAACCCGAACGGGGCCGAGTTCGATCCGGAGGAGGACGAGCCGACGCTCGAGGTGTCCTGGCCGCATCTGCAGTTCGTGTACGAGCTGTTTCTGCGGTTTCTCGAGTCGCCCGACTTCCAGCCGAACGTGGCGAAGCGGTACATCGACCACAGCTTCATCCTGAACCTGCTCGAGCTGTTCGATTCGGAGGATCCGCGCGAGCGCGACTTCCTCAAGACGGTGCTGCACCGGGTGTACGGGAAGTTTCTCGGGCTGCGCGCCTTCATCCGCAAGCAGATCAACAACATCTTCTACAAGTTCATCTACGAGACGGAGCACCACAACGGCATTGCCGAGCTGCTCGAGATACTGGGCAGCATCATTAACGGATTCGCGCTCCCACTGAAGGAGGAGCACAAGCAGTTCCTGCTCaaggtgctgctgccgctgcacaAGGTCAAGAGCCTGTCCGTGTACCATCCGCAGCTGGCGTACTGTGTGGTGCAGTTTCTCGAGAAGGACGCCAGCCTGACGCAGCCCGTCATCAAGTGTTTGCTCAAGTTTTGGCCGAAAACGCACAGCCCGAAGGAGGTGATGTTTCTGAACGAGCTCGAGGAGATACTGGACGTGATTGAGCCGGCCGAATTCCAGAAGGTGATGGAACCCCTGTTCCGCCAGATCGCCAAGTGCGTCTCCAGCCCGCACTTCCAGGTGGCCGAGCGGGCACTGTACTACTGGAACAATGACTACATCATGTCGCTGATATCGGAAAACTCGAAGGTGATCATGCCGATCATGTTCCCCGCCCTgtacagcaacagcaagtCGCACTGGAACAAAACGATCCACGGGCTGATCTACAACGCGATCAAGCTGTTCATGGAGATGAACCAGCTGCTGTTTGACGAGTGCCACCGGAAGTACCAGGCGGAGCAGGAGACGGAGCAGGAGAAGCTGGCCCAGCGGGACGCCCTGTGGCAGCAGATGGAGGATCTGGCCGCGCGGAACAGTAAGTTGACGCTGAACGACGACGAGCAGCAGTCGGGCAGTGGGCGACTTTCGAGCAGCTTTAGCCacccccagcagcagcagcagcagcaccgacaGATGAACGGAACgtcgggtggtggtggtggtggtggagtgtACGATCGGCGATCGATACAGCACAGTAGCACCTAA
- the LOC121597784 gene encoding serine/threonine-protein phosphatase 2A 56 kDa regulatory subunit gamma isoform-like isoform X3, whose amino-acid sequence MTLNDENGASSNNVVVTAASGTGLSAAGTGSDRPAPAGTQPVGMGGGGGATTGQATGPNGGIGAPINSSANNNNNNNNNNNSSIINSGNGGTAAANAAATATALSNSTNNNNNNNNSISNGNGQNGKQQQQQQSQGPPTGGSLEKRPSSSSATSGTGSGRYIIPKFYEIETLPPLKDADPAEREELFIQKLRQCCVLFDFSEPLNDLKYKEIKRCALQEIVEHLNNQSNVITEPIYPEAFNMVATNLFRTLPPSSNPNGAEFDPEEDEPTLEVSWPHLQFVYELFLRFLESPDFQPNVAKRYIDHSFILNLLELFDSEDPRERDFLKTVLHRVYGKFLGLRAFIRKQINNIFYKFIYETEHHNGIAELLEILGSIINGFALPLKEEHKQFLLKVLLPLHKVKSLSVYHPQLAYCVVQFLEKDASLTQPVIKCLLKFWPKTHSPKEVMFLNELEEILDVIEPAEFQKVMEPLFRQIAKCVSSPHFQVAERALYYWNNDYIMSLISENSKVIMPIMFPALYSNSKSHWNKTIHGLIYNAIKLFMEMNQLLFDECHRKYQAEQETEQEKLAQRDALWQQMEDLAARNRNCVGKFPTNGALHVLYVLKTIRSEDGRTMI is encoded by the exons ATGACACTGAACGATGAGAATGGGGCCAGCAGCAATAATGTTGTCGTCACGGCAGCAAGTGGAACGGGACTGTCAGCGGCGGGAACCGGATCAGATCGACCAGCGCCAGCAGGTACGCAGCCGGTTgggatgggtggtggtggtggtgcaaccACCGGGCAAGCGACTGGCCCAAACGGGGGCATCGGGGCACCCATCAACAGTAGTgcgaacaataacaacaacaacaacaacaacaacaacagcagtatCATCAACTCCGGCAACGGCGGTACGGCAGCGGCAAACG CGGCTGCGACGGCAACGGCACTAAGCAACAgcaccaataacaacaacaacaacaacaatagtaTTAGCAACGGCAACGGACAGAatggcaagcagcagcagcagcagcagtcacaGGGTCCACCAACTGGCGGCAGCCTGGAGAAGcggccgagcagcagcagtgcgacGAGCGGCACCGGCAGCGGTCGCTACATCATACCGAAGTTTTACGAGATCGAAACGCTGCCCCCGCTGAAGGACGCCGATCCGGCCGAGCGGGAGGAGCTGTTCATCCAGAAGCTGCGCCAGTGCTGCGTCCTGTTCGACTTCTCCGAACCGCTGAACGATCTGAAGTACAAGGAGATCAAGCGGTGCGCGCTGCAGGAAATCGTCGAGCATCTGAACAACCAGAGCAACGTGATTACCGAGCCGATCTACCCGGAAGCGTTCAACATGGTGGCGACCAACCTGTTCCGCACGCTGCCCCCGTCCTCCAACCCGAACGGGGCCGAGTTCGATCCGGAGGAGGACGAGCCGACGCTCGAGGTGTCCTGGCCGCATCTGCAGTTCGTGTACGAGCTGTTTCTGCGGTTTCTCGAGTCGCCCGACTTCCAGCCGAACGTGGCGAAGCGGTACATCGACCACAGCTTCATCCTGAACCTGCTCGAGCTGTTCGATTCGGAGGATCCGCGCGAGCGCGACTTCCTCAAGACGGTGCTGCACCGGGTGTACGGGAAGTTTCTCGGGCTGCGCGCCTTCATCCGCAAGCAGATCAACAACATCTTCTACAAGTTCATCTACGAGACGGAGCACCACAACGGCATTGCCGAGCTGCTCGAGATACTGGGCAGCATCATTAACGGATTCGCGCTCCCACTGAAGGAGGAGCACAAGCAGTTCCTGCTCaaggtgctgctgccgctgcacaAGGTCAAGAGCCTGTCCGTGTACCATCCGCAGCTGGCGTACTGTGTGGTGCAGTTTCTCGAGAAGGACGCCAGCCTGACGCAGCCCGTCATCAAGTGTTTGCTCAAGTTTTGGCCGAAAACGCACAGCCCGAAGGAGGTGATGTTTCTGAACGAGCTCGAGGAGATACTGGACGTGATTGAGCCGGCCGAATTCCAGAAGGTGATGGAACCCCTGTTCCGCCAGATCGCCAAGTGCGTCTCCAGCCCGCACTTCCAGGTGGCCGAGCGGGCACTGTACTACTGGAACAATGACTACATCATGTCGCTGATATCGGAAAACTCGAAGGTGATCATGCCGATCATGTTCCCCGCCCTgtacagcaacagcaagtCGCACTGGAACAAAACGATCCACGGGCTGATCTACAACGCGATCAAGCTGTTCATGGAGATGAACCAGCTGCTGTTTGACGAGTGCCACCGGAAGTACCAGGCGGAGCAGGAGACGGAGCAGGAGAAGCTGGCCCAGCGGGACGCCCTGTGGCAGCAGATGGAGGATCTGGCCGCGCGGAACA